gagcatCATGCACACATACTGTTGTTGGTTTGACCTTGTGGCTGTCACCTGTTTAAGGACACATACTTTTTATTTGTCTATGGTTATACACTCCAGAGTTTCTCATGCTTTTGTTTCCAATAAAGAAGAAATATGGCAGTTGAATGTGCAGAACATCATTAAATTAGGATCCCTTCTTGTGCAGAGCTTTGGCCTCGTTCTAAGGAATAGCCTAATTTTTTTATGAATCTGGATTTGGTATAGGTCAGGTACAGCTGCATGAGAAACTGAGCGAGTAATGATCATGTCTTGACCTCTTGGATGGGTGTGTGTTGCGTAGCTTCTTTCTCTGACTTGATTTAAACCTTGTCTTTACCATTGAATGATCAGTCCATTCACTGTTATTGTCGGACCCGTTTGCTGCCAATGTCCCACTGGGTGATCTATGAGTGCTGACCTAGTCTCACACCGGGAAGCaaaatggtgtgtgtgtgtgtgtgtgtgtgtgtgtgtgtgtgtgtgtgtgtgtgtgtgtgtgtgtgtgtgtgtgtgtgtgtgtgtgtgtgtgtgtgtgtgtgtgtgtgtgtgtgtgtgtgtgtgtgtgtgtgtgtgtgtgtgacaaagACAGGGGGAGACATAGACAGAAAACTTGGAGGTCAAACGAAAGAGTGAATGTGCTAATGTCTAATCAGAAATTGAGGTTCAGATGCTGAAGCACGTGGGACAATCTCATACACATCCAGCGCTCTTTAATCCATCACAAAAACACTAAGGAGAAGCCACCGATTTTCAATATGTGATCTACTGAGAGAGCTATAATTTATGCCTTTACTGTTTACACCTTCTAACCCTTAATGTCTTATCTGCTCTTATCTATAAAATGAACAAATCTCCTTAAGATCTGATCTCTTTCCCTCAATAAAGATTGAAAGTGAGGTGTTATCGACAACCCAAGCTCTTCTGGTTCAAAGCAAATCTGCAATGCAAAGTGAAAAGCTTTTGTGTGCCAAGACTGCATCGACTCCGGAGATTTGCATACGGATGCCAGAGCAAGTCTTTGACGAGCAATTCGCCCTGCTGTTGTTTCTTCAGTTCTGCTGCTGAGTCGTCTTTACAAATGGGATTGAGGTTTGTTTAATCACTGAGTAAGAACACCCTGAGAGTGCAAGTCAATCTTACAATCGTCGCCTGAACTGATGGCACACTTGAGTGCAGTGAACTGAATCTTGCAGGCGTGACTTGTTCAGTCATTGTGACACAGCTCGTTCCACTCGGATGCTGAATCATGAATGTTTAATGTATGCAGCATGTGTGAAAATAAGAGTGTGACCTGCGGACCCAAGCGTTTTACACACTCAGGATGGATAGGTAGCTGCTATTTTGATTTTTAGTCTATGATTCACCAGTTGACACGACTCTTTTGACCTGCGTGCTGCGGTCAGAGAGGGGTCACGGAGAGAACCAGTGAGGCGAGGGAAGATGATGAAGAGACGGGATTACAGTGAAGTGAAGCAGTGGGGAAAAAAGATTACATTACTACCGGAGGACGTGATGGACTGGGACTGCTCAAAAAGCAGATGATCAGACTATAATAAAAGAGAACAAGGGCAcctagaagaagaagaaaagtagCATTAGGAGAGGAAGATCAGAGCACTAATAGGGAGGGAGCGATTAATAACAGCAGAGCCAGTGAAGCAGCACCTCCAGGCCCCAAGTGGGTGTGTTACAGACGACAGAGCTGAAACGAATTGccacatttttaattaattgctaACTCGCTCTCACTGTTTCTGTTTCTACTCACCACACCAGTAGAGACGTGCACAGGCTCAGCAAGCAGGGTGATGAAGAAGTCCTTCCCTGGCTCAGTCTTTAGCAACATGGGATTACAGAGGGGAAGCCTGCTCCTTGTATATCACGACATTTCCCAAGGAGCTCAACACTTAAGGACACACTAAACAGTGGGAAGCCTTTCAGACGAGCAGCGACACTGATTGTGACGGTGTGCTGGATGTCTGATGCAGAGCAAACATTTCCAGCCTGTTCACACACTTCACACAGAAGCCAGACGGCTGTCGTGATTAAGATTTGTCCACAGATATCTGCATTTAAATCATCTCTGAATTAAGAGCAGTGCACAAAGCTAACTCTCAAAGGCTTGTGTTCGCTGTTCGATGTTTACCTGGTTTCGGTCACAAGAACCAGAGAGCGAATGGTTGTGAAACCGCCCCGGGTAGAAGATTCAAAGCTGCATTGTCGATGTTAAATAAGTCTGAGTCAGATTTCAGTCTGACGACCCACAGAAGTGAAGGGAGAATGGTGGATTTGCATATGAATTCAACAGTTAATAAGATCAAAACTCCACACCATCTATTCAAACTGAGGATATTGTCTGGATGGAAGGTGACACGTCttcaagaacaaaagaaaaggacGTTGAGTTGAATAGTTAATATGACCTTGATGACAGAAGTCTACACCATCGCCAAGCACAAAGCAGTTAAGCGAATTATGATTGAtttcttttaatgaaaaaatacaaaagagtGTAACAATAATAAAGGTCTATGAGAAACAGATTACATTATGCCCCTCACCTTGATGACTAAAGTATTATGGTTGTATTACTTTACAATGAAGCATTTATAACAGTTCACCCAGTGGGTCaaaactacactgcaaaaaccaatttttaagaaagtaaaaaaatcttgtttcaagaaaattagcagactattttacattattttgctagttttatgACTTCTACTCAAGAAaatgtttcttatttttctttcttagaATTTAAatttaggaatattaggcttatttctggagtttttgcagtgaacacACTCTTATGAAGTCAATAAAAACACAGCTCGGTCGTTTATTCTGCAACGGCATGTTGTGTGAAACACACGAAAGGCAGAATGTTGAAACACAAGTAATTCCAGTGATGTTTAGCCTCTGGTCCATCTTGAGGTAGTAACAGAGTAAGGGCAGGGGTCAGTGTCAGGTTGTGAAATTGTTATTTGTCCACAGCATAAATTACACTGATATCGCAATAAAGACTGTAAAAGGCGACCTGTGTAATTGATACACAACACCTTTTCCTTGAGGTTTGTCACAGCCGGTGATTAAAGCAGTATGTCCTTAAGTTGGAGAACATCTCCTCCCATGTCCACTTATCCACCTGTTCAAGGGGAGAAGGTTGGGAATGCTCGGCATTTACAATCCCCTCTTCAACGACGCTGTGTAGACCAAGTGTCAGCTGGTACTTAATGAAGAGATGGGCTCTATTGATTTTCAGTTTGAACTATCGATCTCTCAATCTGCGCCCGCGACACGACATATGTGGTAGGATGGTGGCTTGTTAATAGATGCTATCACTCTCAAAACTGACTTTGAGATTAGGCGGAGTAGACTGGACAAAAGGGAGAGTATAAACCGAGGGGAAGGGTTTGTCAATACACGCTGTAAATCGTAGTGATGAAGGTTAAAACTGCGAGTGCTTGTTCGTCCCTAGTCcacaatctaaaaaaaaaacaaaagcagaataGGCAAGAGCATGTCAGCCTGGTGAGTCAGAGAGGAAGCAAAAGGAGGAGGGGTGTGTTGTTTGAAGCGATAAATAAGAGATGCGCTGTGACAGAGCTCACTTTGTTTGATCAGCTGACAACAAAACGATGTCACTGCATCTGAAAACACAACAAACTAAATCCCTGTATTTGTTAGCCAATAGCTTCAATATGGGAATAATTATAAAGCTGTAAACTTGGCCATTATTTAAaggcttctttttcttcatcttcCATCTATTTACAGTTCTTTCCTTCTCAGATCTATTTCACTTCACATCACTGCTCtaactttctttctcttctaatTTCCCTTTCAAATCTGAACATTTGTTCACTGTTATGGAAGAAAATCCAAGGGTGTATTATAATTATTGGGGTTGTTTTAGAAACTGTTAAACAGGGTAAGCTGGGGTTGTCGTGCACATTGCGACGACCGCCATCTCCAAACCTTCACTCACTCTGGCCTGTCCGTAAAACGAATGGCTGTTGGGGTGAGCAGGCAGCAGAGCGCCGCAGTCACATcgatatatgtatttttttctctcttttcagctttttttttttttttttttattacaatttCCCGTTACCTCAGCCCACATATCCATTTTACTAACAATAAAATCTGCTTTACTGATAATGGTGCATTTGCATGTCACACTGAATAAAATGAATCCTAATAAATAGTAATACATCTTTTTGTGgatttgttggggttttttttgctcTGGGGACTTAAGGGATCCCCCTGCTTTATGTCCCGTCTGACACTTAAGAAAAGACGAAAGGGAGATGGTTGTAATCAGGGACGAAGTACCTGTGACCTTTGAAGCAAGCTTTGATATTCACCTCCTCTGTTTCTCGCTTCTGTTCCCTTCCTCCTGCTGCCTCCCCTCTGCACCTCCCTGTCTGCCTCGGTCAGTCTTTCGCTCTAATCCTTCCCTTCCCTCCCTTTCCCAACACCTGCTCTCTTTTTAACTCTCTCTGACCTTCCTCAGACCTTCCTCAGACCACACTTTGCTTCATCCTCCTCATACCCCTTGTTCTTCCTCAAATTCCTTCAAATAACTATACTGCTTGCTTTCATTcccttaaaaaaagaataaaaccaaGCTTTATTTCGCCACTATTTAATGTAGGACCCACCACGGAAGCATGATGAGCGCTGCACAAGCAAGTGGTGGGCTCTCATGTTTTACCTCTGCTTTTGAGGGGTTAAACTGTGCGATGTCTTTTGTCGACAGCCCGTCTGAACACGTGTCTTTAATGGTGGGATGAGTCAGCCTCGTTACACACCTCAGGGAGCACACTGTGCCTTCTCTTTTCCCGCTAAACAACGTCAATGGCTCTGTCCCCTCTTATATTAGAGGAGCAGCAGGGGTAGAGGAGACACAAAAGCACTCCAACACAAATAGACAAATGGGTCACccaagcagacacacacacacagttgcacGGGAATATAGACAGACGGGGagtactgattttttttcttttgttattcTAACACTCTCAGCTGGggctgtttttcttctcttgcaaaaataaaaaagctgctaAACTTTGCTTCACATATGTGtgtgcagctgtgtgtgttctctCTATGTGGGCCTTATATTTCAGCTCGGCTCTCCCTATCCCCTGCTAAAAGGATCCTTGTCACCTCATACCTGCTGAAAGCGAAGGGGGTCTATCCCGCTGCAAAGACAATGAAAAGAGCAGGAATCAATTGAACTGACGAGGCAACCCGTAGCAGGGTGGCTGCAGCTAAATGGAAATGTCAAGCCTGCAACAGATCCCTTTTGTTCATCTGCAGCAAAGGCCCTGCTTCTGCCCAAACAGAATAATACCCAGCCAGTGATGGCAAACATCTCACTGTTTCCATTTGATTTCACCCTTCTGTGTTCAGCAGTTTATGCACCGCAGCGGGAGCGCTGATGGGCAGAGGTACAATGAGGAAAAGCGGATTACAGGTGGTGCCCATTGTGGGGGATTTGTAATGCAATGTAATTAGCAGAAAACTTTCCCCCATAGAGACAGGCACTGATAAAACCACTCATGTGGGATTAACCAGGCGAGATGCTGCTGTGACACACTGGCAGATGTGATGTGGATTTCTGGGAAAATGACACGTGCTGAGTTGTTTGATCAGCAATAAGCAAAGAGACGCAGAGTCCTGCGCTCAATATGCTatcttatttaattatttttatgtaGATGAATGACCAAAACCTCAAAAATATCCACATTGCTATCACATATGATCAgttcataacataacataaagtaATCTTGTGACACTTCATAGAGAAAATAAAGTGCAATGTATTTTCAGTTCAACTTAGTTAAATCATTATCAATTAAATCCAAATCattatttaaaagaaacaaataataAGATTAGCAAGGTCAAAATTAACTTTATAATTCAACACTGTGTTCCTTTTAAAATCAGAATTTCAATTTGAATGCTCCGTGAAGTCTTAATTCTTATTGGGAAAGTCAAAGAAAACTCACCTACACTGACCTCAGAATCCAATGTGGCTGTgagtttgatcatttttatcaGAGGAAGAGTTGCATGTCCTACGAAGATGTCACGAACCAGCACTGCTAAACACTCGTAGCAACAGCAATGTCAACTTCAACTTCTGGGAAGGGCAGTTTTCCAACTTTCCAAGTggaacatgttttttttgtcttttgttcttgctattattacagtataatgtattttcttggtgagaactttgaataagcccatttagggcttcctttctcacctgcacatattttcatgcttttatgttcatttcaacttttgtaccgtttttatgttgtgcaaataaacaaatcaaaatcaaaaacaaaaacatggttAACTTAACCATGTTAAGTTAACCATGTAACGTCGATTTGAGTCTTAAAAAACTTCTGCGGTAATGGAAAGCACCCTTAAAATGGAACAAAAGAACATTAGTGATCTTTATTTATAAAAGTCCCTATGTGGTGTGGAGGCTAAGTTGCTTTCTCGTTCAAGATTTTGCTTGGTTACTCTCTCATTTTATCTGCCGTCATTATTTTCTTGAGTTTCTTAAGGCCCTTAATGGTTCTGTAATTTGCCGTCCACGGCTCTGAGGATGAGGAACTTGTGGACACCATTGTCTTGTCATCAACAAATCCCACCTTCGATCCGCCACCCCACGTCAGTTCATCAGTCCTGAACCTTGATTAAGTGTACCCTCGGAGGCAAGTTTGACATGCGACTCTGTGTCAGTTAATATAAAATGGACAAAAGAATCGCACGATTCAGGTGTTAAGCAAAGGGTAACCACCAATGTAAAGGGGGCTACAGTCTCCTCTGCTGTGATGTCCACTATTGAACCGTCTGAAGTCACCCTCAAAATGTGATTCTTTTGTTCCTTTAACATTTTGGAGTATAACATTAATCCGTATATTTGATGATTCTAATAAACTGAAAATCAGAAGAAGAAGCAATTTATAGCTAAAGTAACTGAAAGCAACACCACAATCATGCAAAATTGTAAATAATCCGAGTTATCCGATCATTTGTGTTAGAGGTTAGTGTCATGTACAAGGGAATATTATTGTAATAGTCATTTGGGAAAAGTGCAGCCCAGCAGCCCTACATGTATTGGCTTGTTAAATCTTCTAAACTGGAATGGAATCTCATTTATGCTTATTGATAGATGGAACATCATTGAATTAGCGCATCCCTAATGATCGTTTCTGTGTACATGTTCGGAGTTAAGCATGTATccttgtgtgcgtgtgcatgagtgtgtgtgttcacaTTCCTCATGCCTTGCAAGCAGACCTTAAGTCATTATCTGGAGCCACTTTGTCATGTGTAATCACTTGATAGCGGCTGAGGCTGTTAAGTGTGATGTCCCAGTCTCCAAGCAGCCATATTTAATCAAATCCCAGAACTATTACTGTAGAAAGGGACATGATCATGCATGCTACATGTAAAAGGATGATTGCTAAGTGCATTAATGTCTGTGAAGCTGCATTGCAATGCTGAACGCGTCTTCGGCTCTTTTCATGCAGCACTTTACGAAGATGTAGCTTTTCTCTTTGGTAATTCATGAACGGTGCTCAAGTCCCATCTCCAACAGGTTGTGTAATCAGAGTTCATGTCTGCAGAAACACACTGATCCTGGTTTAAACTTCAGGTTACCCACAGCAAACCACCATAAGTTTGTGTATttgactaaataaaaaaaagggtttaacaTGACATACTGGTTTCTTATTGGAAACTAAATTAAACCATTCAGATATGGCAGTGATGCACTCACCTGCCAGCAGGTTAATGGAAAGCAATGTGTatctaaaaagagagagacttGAGCTAACTGAGCTGCTTTACCTGCACACACATGTTTCCCTTGGATGTAAGGATTTTTCAACAAATTTAATCGCACTGGAAGTGTGACAGGTGTTCAGAGCTATTTTCCATACAGGTGCACTAATGCTTTGTTGATGATCACATGCAACTTCACATCAAACTGATTTATCTGTTGAATACTTCTTTGACAGAAGACAAGGCATGACCTGCATCAGCCTCCTATTCCCAGGGCCTGCACTTTGCCCGTCCCTGTCAGGACACTGTTTTAACAGATCTGATCAGTGAGCAGCGAGAGACAATCTGCAATTGGCTGGCATGAACGTAGGCATGTTCTTACAGTCAAATCCAAGTTTTACACATTTGTCAGTGAGCAGTAGGTTTTCAGTAAGGAAGTGATTTGTGTGCAAATGTGATCACAGATTTATGAAGATTTCATGAATACAGATCAGTAAGTTGCCTTGTTTGCCTAGTTCAGTGTTTCCAGGGCCCATGCAAATCAGTGGGGCATGGACAGACTTGTGTAgaacttgatgacaagctgacagAGATCCAATCCGGAGTGTTTGAGCagggaaacgtctaaaacaCACAAGGCAGTGTGCCCTGAGGAACTGCAAAGTTTTTGTGTCAATATGGTGCACCATGATTTGCATCTAAGCAGATTGGCTCAGTTAAAAAGGAACTCATTTCTGTTTGTCTGGCGAGTGTGGTTCATTTCATTCACTTTGGCAAACAAGGCCCTGGCATCTCAAAGCAGAAGATGTTGAAATCCGAATTGTATTAGTTGCATTTTCACTTTCCTGCTTTTCGGGGCTTGTGTTCACGTAGAGTCTAGACCACTGCAAGCTAATACCTTACAGCAAGATGAGAACAAGCATCCTCCATTTAGTACTCATGTTGTAAAGACAATGTTAAATGTAATACGAAGCAAATGGGAAACATTAGTGGGACATTTCATGTGAAGGTATTTTCAGAAAGCCTGAGAAATACTGGGGGGGCATGGGTATAATTGAAGGTCATATTTTGAAAACTGTGTTCTTCTTTCATCTCCTACTAGCATTACAATGtcaccaaaaaaaagaagagacatGTCTTATCTTGCCCTACGTCTCCCACGGGTTAGAAGAGACTTGAGTGAATTGTCTAAAAAAAATGAGATGATAATTTAGAGATAATAGACAATTTATCGAAGGTGTGGAAGACAAGCCATGCAGTTCCACGTGTGAGCCAGAAATCTATAATCCCCTGTTGCAGAGGTTATGTTTTGGTAGAAGCAGCAGTGTAATGAATTATATTCAAGCCTTTGTGtcaacctctttttttttgtttttttttttagagaaagaaatgaggtcCCGTCCAGGCATATATACATCTGTCCTGTGAAAGAAAGCCGGAATAAATAAATGGAGACAGAAACATGGCAACATAAATAACGAGGCATTGTGGTAAACACTGGAGTAAAGACTGACAAAGTGCGGCAGACAGGGAGCGATGGGCTGTCCTTGTGCTTTATTCCAGAAGCTAAATTGCTTGCGGCAGGATGGCAGACAGTAGTGAACTCAGCAGATTGGCAAGACTGTGATGCTGCATGTTGTCCTCCTGTTTCAATCTTTATTAGAGAGAACAATTTGCTCATATTGAGAGGCAGGTGCAGCTGGAATTAGGTAGCAGGTGTCGATGAAGACGTATCGAGaagtaatcaataaaaagaaaaggcatCCCTTTTGTTCACATTGCATGCTCTTAGTGGAACTTGTcataatgtgtgtgtgcttttattgtgttgAGCTCGTGTCAGCACTTGCACCTCGTGTCTTGTGAGCAGCATCTCTGTACCTGCCAACTGTCTATTTCAGTTACCAGCCCACTAACAATCACATTTCTTTGTTTGTCCTCCCTGCACACACCTGtgcacatttattttcctacTACACCATATTTTTTCCTCCCCCATCATTTTCCCATTCCCTCTTTCCACGTACTTTCAATCACCTCCCTTCATCCTTCTTTCTTCTAGCGAACCTCCTAACAGTGGTTATCCTGTCCCAGCTGGTGCTGCGTCGTCAGAAGTCGTCCTACAACTATCTTCTGGCTCTGGCAGCTGCAGACATCCTAGTTCTGCTCCTCATTGTTTTTGTTGATTTCATATTGGAGGATTTCATATTGGCTACACCACTGCCACCATCATTAAACAGCGCAGTGCAGGTTCTGGAGTTCTCCTCCATCCACACCTCCATCTGGATCACCGTGCCTCTCACCATTGACCGCTACATTGCCGTTTGCCACCCGCTCCGTTACCACACGGTCTCCTACCCAGCTCGCACACGCAGGGTGATATTCGCCGTCTACCTTGGATGCTTACTCTCAGCAGCTCCTTATTATTGGTGGCCTGAGCTGTGGCACAGCCTGCCTGAGGTTGGCAGTGGCGAtgatgaaggaggaggaggaggagagagtagCAGAAGAACAGTggtccagcatgtcctggtgtGGGCGCACTGTGCCACCGTCTACCTCCTTCCCTGCTCTGTCTTCTTCACCCTTAACGCTGTCATTGTGCGCAAGCTGCGGAGACGCCGCAGCTGCTTCAGACTGCGTGGATATTCCACCGGCAAGACCACCGCCATTCTCCTTGCCATTACCTCTATTTTTGCTGTTTTATGGGCACCACGCACCTTCATGATCCTCTACCACTTCTACTCGCCTCCGCCAGCCTCGGATAGTGCCAGCCGTCTGCTCCACATGCTCACTGATATGGCAAACATGCTGGCCTTGCTCAACACTGGTGTCAACTTCTTCCTATACTGCTTCATCAGCAAGCGCTTTCGGGGCATGGCGGCTAACGTGCTGCGAGCCCTGGTCCACTGCCGGAAGCAGGCGCCGACATTCTATGCCAGCCACAATTTCTCCATCACAAGCAGTCCGTGGATCTCGCCAGCCAACTCCCACTGCATAAAGATGTTGGTGTACCAGTACGACAAAAACGGGAAGCCCATCTGTAT
This window of the Cololabis saira isolate AMF1-May2022 chromosome 21, fColSai1.1, whole genome shotgun sequence genome carries:
- the gpr139 gene encoding probable G-protein coupled receptor 139, whose amino-acid sequence is MEYSHIFPVLSQNGSTWSTGQNPTKGCPLGPLPVIYYSILLCLGLPANLLTVVILSQLVLRRQKSSYNYLLALAAADILVLLLIVFVDFILEDFILATPLPPSLNSAVQVLEFSSIHTSIWITVPLTIDRYIAVCHPLRYHTVSYPARTRRVIFAVYLGCLLSAAPYYWWPELWHSLPEVGSGDDEGGGGGESSRRTVVQHVLVWAHCATVYLLPCSVFFTLNAVIVRKLRRRRSCFRLRGYSTGKTTAILLAITSIFAVLWAPRTFMILYHFYSPPPASDSASRLLHMLTDMANMLALLNTGVNFFLYCFISKRFRGMAANVLRALVHCRKQAPTFYASHNFSITSSPWISPANSHCIKMLVYQYDKNGKPICISS